The following coding sequences are from one Pseudonocardia sp. EC080619-01 window:
- a CDS encoding helix-turn-helix domain-containing protein — translation MDTAAARARLDAAVRERDQIRKSLDDADLTMRRAIRDAAAAGVSQVELAELTGHHRNTVRRILDGERMP, via the coding sequence GTGGACACCGCTGCGGCGCGCGCCCGTCTCGACGCCGCGGTGCGGGAGCGGGACCAGATCAGAAAATCCTTGGACGACGCCGACCTGACGATGCGGCGGGCGATCCGGGACGCGGCCGCCGCCGGTGTCTCGCAGGTCGAGCTCGCCGAGCTGACCGGGCACCACCGCAACACCGTCCGCCGGATCCTCGACGGCGAGCGGATGCCGTGA
- a CDS encoding type II toxin-antitoxin system VapC family toxin, producing the protein MIVCDTGPLVAAALAEDDHHHACVELFTGLHLAGRALLVPPTVVAEVGYLLAREAGAAVEAMFLDSIADGDFRVADLLPDDYRRAADLVRRYRDLPLGTTDATVIALTERLGLTEVATLDRRHFAVVRPQHVDGLVLLP; encoded by the coding sequence GTGATCGTGTGTGACACGGGGCCCCTCGTCGCAGCGGCCCTGGCAGAGGACGACCACCACCATGCCTGTGTCGAGTTGTTCACCGGACTGCACCTTGCCGGGCGGGCGCTACTCGTTCCTCCGACGGTCGTGGCCGAGGTCGGGTACTTGCTTGCCCGGGAGGCGGGCGCTGCGGTCGAGGCGATGTTCCTCGACTCGATCGCCGACGGCGACTTCCGCGTGGCCGATCTTCTTCCGGACGACTACCGGCGTGCGGCGGACCTCGTCCGGCGGTACAGGGATCTCCCGCTCGGTACCACCGATGCGACGGTCATCGCGTTGACCGAGCGGCTGGGGCTGACCGAGGTCGCAACTCTGGATCGGCGGCACTTCGCCGTGGTCCGTCCGCAGCATGTCGACGGGCTCGTCCTGCTTCCCTGA